A single Macrobrachium nipponense isolate FS-2020 chromosome 5, ASM1510439v2, whole genome shotgun sequence DNA region contains:
- the LOC135215183 gene encoding uncharacterized protein LOC135215183 → MESIIFPLERHDFSWLMVNHSRTTNTSSNFPFFSPSAPFQDGLQIKTEESGTLFNLTLQDLPLGFLSLVVIRNLYKDIHFQFPSKNAVFENWNLKILFVLTNLIKTITGALLLAISLPIALPVTFLFWLLSTLVQTIYTFQFGGSVSKAQGMDGLWGLETKESRPFILVCLRLAGIPDARKISHHIASRILDARDATGDYRFKKFRQTFSQLYGYYIWKEAGDFDVADHIRLVDLQEYYWGTPKEADHGGSGVVEEESVEEEPVEVADTLLNRFLSEEGMTPLSSARPPWQVILLTRGDGSYNVVIKVHHAIGDGISLMRVCVETLVDTPLGPLVVNPRKENAFFRAALGLWSALLLPLGLIQLVANFDSNSMHGCQLSGKKVIACSRGIPLAVLKSIKLAAGSTVNDVLMSCLSASLSKHFSRRSEVIDQVTAVVPVSFHDLSAPLVVSNQFSCATVKLPVSQEHTAEERLRAMKSLLDGMKRDPTLLAVFSMMRAVSEVLPARVAELLLSGGGITLAASNVPGPQQEITVWGDKVEDLLFWVPNRAPVGVGFSFASYMGFVNIGLNVDANIVSSVEEAQQLLDGIEAEVYHLHQKYAKNK, encoded by the exons ATGGAAAGCATCATTTTCCCCCTGGAACGCCATGATTTTTCATGGCTTATGGTGAACCATTCCAGAACGACAAACACGTCCAGCAACTTCCCCTTCTTCTCGCCGTCTGCGCCTTTTCAAGATGGTCTGCAGATTAAAACCGAAGAATCTGGAACGCTCTTCAATTTGACCCTCCAGGACCTTCCCTTAGGGTTCCTCTCCCTCGTAGTCATACGGAACCTTTATAAAGACATACACTTCCAGTTCCCAAGTAAAAATGCCGTTTTTGAAAACTggaacttgaaaattttattcgTCCTAACAAATTTGATCAAGACGATCACCGGGGCTCTTTTATTAGCGATATCGTTGCCAATTGCGCTTCCAGTCACGTTTCTCTTTTGGCTTCTGTCAACTCTCGTCCAAACGATCTATACCTTCCAGTTTGGAGGTTCCGTATCCAAAGCCCAGGGAATGGACGGCCTCTGGGGCCTGGAAACCAAAGAGAGCCGCCCCTTCATACTCGTTTGTCTGCGCCTGGCTGGAATTCCAGACGCGAGGAAAATTAGCCACCACATTGCTTCCAGGATTTTAGATGCGCGAGACGCTACGGGTGACTACAGGTTCAAGAAATTCCGCCAGACGTTCTCCCAGCTCTATGGCTACTACATCTGGAAAGAGGCCGGAGATTTCGACGTCGCAGATCACATCAGGCTCGTCGACCTTCAGGAATATTATTGGGGGACGCCAAAAGAAGCAGATCACGGTGGCAGCGGCGTCGTGGAGGAGGAATCTGTAGAGGAGGAACCGGTAGAAGTGGCTGACACCTTGCTAAACAGATTCCTGAGTGAGGAAGGAATGACGCCTCTTTCCAGCGCTCGTCCCCCGTGGCAGGTCATACTGCTCACGAGGGGAGACGGAAG ttacaaCGTCGTCATCAAAGTCCATCACGCCATCGGCGACGGGATCTCGCTTATGCGAGTGTGTGTGGAGACATTGGTTGATACGCCCCTCGGCCCCCTGGTGGTGAACCCAAGGAAGGAGAACGCCTTCTTCAG GGCTGCACTAGGCCTATGGTCTGCCTTGCTACTGCCTCTCGGTCTCATCCAGTTAGTTGCAAACTTCGACAGCAACAGCATGCATGGATGCCAGTTGTctggaaaaaag GTCATAGCCTGCTCGCGCGGGATTCCACTGGCGGTTCTGAAGAGCATCAAACTGGCAGCTGGTTCTACAGTGAACGACGTCCTCATGTCTTGTCTGTCAGCCTCTCTGTCGAAGCATTTCTCCCGCAG GTCAGAGGTCATCGACCAGGTGACAGCTGTGGTTCCAGTCAGCTTCCACGACCTGAGCGCCCCTCTAGTGGTCTCCAATCAGTTCTCCTGTGCCACAGTCAAGCTTCCAGTCTCTCAAGAACACACAGCCGAAGAGAGGCTGAGAGCGATGAAG AGTTTGCTGGACGGTATGAAACGAGACCCAACCCTATTGGCAGTCTTCAGCATGATGAGGGCCGTGAGTGAAGTTCTTCCAGCTCGAGTGGCCGAACTTCTCCTGAGTGGGGGAGGTATCACTTTAGCCGCTAGTAATGTTCCAG GTCCTCAGCAAGAGATCACGGTTTGGGGAGACAAGGTTGAAGATCTGCTCTTCTGGGTACCCAACAGAGCCCCTGTTGGCGTGGGATTCTCGTTCGCAAGTTATATGGGTTTCGTCAACATCGGTCTCAACGTAGATGCCAACATTGTCAGCTCAGTGGAAGAG GCTCAGCAGCTACTTGACGGAATAGAGGCTGAAGTGTACCACTTACATCAAAAGTATGCGAAGAATAAGTAA
- the LOC135215186 gene encoding uncharacterized protein LOC135215186 has product MTGTKSNSSQTKDGEDETANIGFIVSKKRSAVVQAVAYLEKEAWQVLTGLPRCFPSRAFSVAEDKSKSRLLEVLKELRPTVRNQLYFSAKLEYVYASQIAKYTVRATNSGESLGRTERQLTEALNQREECLGARDSIIASLTSELLLLRQVGSQSVLASRAAGDSEYREVRASSENNLDSLKASLSETEQTMRSHELRDEQEELDLRKCRQDIESEIMRKICHYDATMSALQNTLDALREEDQHLTALLKDKKVEFIALERRFQEIEDEKRRIEEARMAAMQAEFRREYAARTIQRAWQHYKMRKMLKKAQRKKKKKPKDK; this is encoded by the exons ATGACGGGAACTAAGAGTAACTCTTCGCAAACCAAAGACGGGGAGGACGAGACGGCAAACATCGGCTTCATCGTCAGCAA AAAGAGGTCAGCGGTCGTTCAAGCAGTGGCCTACCTGGAGAAAGAAGCTTGGCAAGTCCTGACTGGGTTACCCAGGTGTTTTCCAAGCCGGGCTTTTTCAGTGGCGGAGGATAAATCCA AGAGCCGTCTCCTCGAAGTCCTAAAAGAACTGCGGCCCACAGTTCGCAATCAGCTGTACTTTAGTGCAAAGCTCGAGTATGTCTACGCCTCCCAGATAGCCAAGTATACAGTGAGAGCCACG aacTCCGGCGAAAGCCTGGGACGGACCGAGCGTCAGCTGACGGAGGCTCTGAACCAGCGCGAAGAATGCCTCGGGGCGCGAGACAGCATCATCGCTTCTCTCACCTCGGAACTCCTCCTCCTGCGTCAGGTTGGGAGCCAGTCCGTTCTTGCTTCTCG AGCTGCAGGAGATTCGGAATACAGGGAAGTGAGAGCATCAAGTGAAAATAACCTCGACTCCTTAAAAGCTTCATTGTCGGAGACTGAGCAGACGATGAGATCTCACGAACTGAGAGACGAGCAAGAGGAGCTCGACCTAAGGAAATGCAG ACAGGACATCGAGAGCGAGATAATGAGGAAGATTTGTCATTATGACGCCACAATGAGTGCTCTCCAGAATACGCTGGATGCACTGCGAGAGGAAGATCAGCATTTGACTGCTCTTCTCAAAGATAAAAAG GTAGAATTTATAGCACTGGAGAGAAGGTTCCAGGAAATTGAGGACGAGAAAAGACGAATTGAGGAGGCGCGGATGGCTGCTATGCAG GCAGAGTTTCGTAGAGAATATGCAGCAAGGACGATCCAGAGAGCTTGGCAGCATTATAAGATGAGGAAGATGCTCAAGAAGGCCCagcggaaaaagaagaagaaaccaaaagataaatag